The following coding sequences lie in one Spinacia oleracea cultivar Varoflay chromosome 1, BTI_SOV_V1, whole genome shotgun sequence genomic window:
- the LOC110783989 gene encoding uncharacterized protein, with protein sequence MDFVQKICNDASYDTLCLDTLVPKASNISGNPKSATRFAIQATISEVQSVSSSFINLSEHPEEWTNEVKTLQRCGTTIASSVTHLLDAYELTTHLGGGGRAVKVSKRASMANSVNSVLNAMNTCMNHLQTSSATDSQITRVEDIMEPLAELATNAIDLIKHMPF encoded by the coding sequence ATGGATTTCGTCCAGAAAATCTGCAATGACGCTTCATATGACACCCTTTGCTTAGATACCCTCGTCCCAAAAGCCAGCAATATAAGTGGTAACCCCAAAAGTGCAACCCGTTTTGCAATCCAGGCCACAATATCGGAGGTCCAATCTGTGTCAAGTAGTTTCATAAACCTATCAGAACACCCTGAAGAATGGACTAACGAAGTCAAGACCCTTCAAAGATGTGGTACTACAATAGCTTCATCGGTGACACACTTGTTGGATGCATATGAGTTGACCACCCACTTGGGCGGCGGAGGTAGGGCTGTTAAGGTGTCGAAGAGGGCAAGCATGGCCAACAGCGTAAATTCAGTACTTAATGCTATGAATACTTGCATGAATCATCTCCAGACATCGAGTGCTACAGACTCACAGATTACAAGAGTTGAAGATATTATGGAACCACTTGCTGAACTTGCTACTAATGCTATTGATCTCATTAAACACATGCCCTTTTAA